The following proteins are encoded in a genomic region of Jaculus jaculus isolate mJacJac1 chromosome 13, mJacJac1.mat.Y.cur, whole genome shotgun sequence:
- the LOC123454109 gene encoding histone H4, producing the protein MSGRGKGGKGLGKGGAKRHRKVLRDNIQGITKPAIRRLARRGGVKRISGLIYEETRGVLKVFLENVIRDAVTYTEHAKRKTVTAMDVVYALKRQGRTLYGFGG; encoded by the coding sequence ATGTCTGGTCGCGGCAAGGGCGGGAAGGGCCTGGGCAAGGGCGGCGCCAAGCGGCACCGCAAGGTCCTGCGCGACAACATCCAGGGCATCACCAAGCCCGCCATCCGGCGCCTGGCCCGCCGCGGCGGCGTCAAGCGCATCTCGGGCCTCATCTACGAGGAGACCCGCGGCGTGCTGAAGGTCTTCCTGGAGAACGTGATCCGCGACGCCGTCACGTACACGGAGCACGCCAAGCGCAAGACGGTCACGGCCATGGACGTGGTGTACGCGCTCAAGCGCCAGGGCCGCACGCTCTACGGCTTCGGCGGCTGA
- the LOC123454096 gene encoding histone H2B type 1-C/E/F/G/I — translation MPEPAKSAPAPKKGSKKAVTKAQKKDGKKRKRSRKESYSVYVYKVLKQVHPDTGISSKAMGIMNSFVNDIFERIAGEASRLAHYNKRSTITSREIQTAVRLLLPGELAKHAVSEGTKAVTKYTSSK, via the coding sequence ATGCCTGAGCCCGCGAAGTCGGCGCCGGCCCCGAAGAAGGGCTCGAAGAAGGCGGTGACGAAGGCGCAGAAGAAGGACGGCAAGAAGCGCAAGCGCAGCCGCAAGGAGAGCTACTCGGTGTACGTGTACAAGGTGCTGAAGCAGGTGCACCCCGACACGGGCATCTCGTCCAAGGCCATGGGCATCATGAACTCGTTCGTGAACGACATCTTCGAGCGCATCGCGGGCGAGGCGTCGCGCCTGGCGCACTACAACAAGCGCTCGACCATCACGTCGCGGGAGATCCAGACGGCCGTGCGCCTGCTGCTGCCCGGGGAGCTGGCCAAGCACGCCGTGTCCGAGGGCACCAAGGCCGTCACCAAGTACACCAGCTCCAAGTAG
- the LOC123454087 gene encoding histone H2A type 1 isoform X1: protein MSGRGKQGGKARAKAKTRSSRAGLQFPVGRVHRLLRKGNYAERVGAGAPVYLAAVLEYLTAEILELAGNAARDNKKTRIIPRHLQLAIRNDEELNKLLGKVTIAQGGVLPNIQAVLLPKKTESHHKAKGK, encoded by the coding sequence ATGTCTGGACGCGGCAAGCAGGGCGGCAAGGCGCGCGCCAAGGCCAAGACGCGCTCCTCTCGGGCCGGCCTGCAGTTCCCGGTGGGCCGCGTGCACCGGCTCCTCCGCAAGGGCAACTATGCCGAGCGGGTGGGCGCCGGCGCCCCGGTGTACCTGGCGGCCGTGCTCGAGTACCTGACGGCCGAGATCCTGGAGCTGGCGGGCAACGCGGCCCGCGACAACAAGAAGACGCGCATCATCCCGCGCCACCTGCAGCTGGCCATCCGCAACGACGAGGAGCTCAACAAGCTGCTGGGCAAAGTGACGATCGCGCAGGGCGGCGTGCTGCCCAACATCCAGGCCGTGCTGCTGCCCAAGAAGACCGAGAGCCACCACAAGGCCAAGGGCAAGTGA
- the LOC123454087 gene encoding histone H2A type 1 isoform X2, producing the protein MSGRGKQGGKARAKAKTRSSRAGLQFPILELAGNAARDNKKTRIIPRHLQLAIRNDEELNKLLGKVTIAQGGVLPNIQAVLLPKKTESHHKAKGK; encoded by the exons ATGTCTGGACGCGGCAAGCAGGGCGGCAAGGCGCGCGCCAAGGCCAAGACGCGCTCCTCTCGGGCCGGCCTGCAGTTCCCG ATCCTGGAGCTGGCGGGCAACGCGGCCCGCGACAACAAGAAGACGCGCATCATCCCGCGCCACCTGCAGCTGGCCATCCGCAACGACGAGGAGCTCAACAAGCTGCTGGGCAAAGTGACGATCGCGCAGGGCGGCGTGCTGCCCAACATCCAGGCCGTGCTGCTGCCCAAGAAGACCGAGAGCCACCACAAGGCCAAGGGCAAGTGA
- the LOC105943593 gene encoding histone H2A type 1, with amino-acid sequence MSGRGKQGGKARAKAKTRSSRAGLQFPVGRVHRLLRKGNYAERVGAGAPVYLAAVLEYLTAEILELAGNAARDNKKTRIIPRHLQLAIRNDEELNKLLGKVTIAQGGVLPNIQAVLLPKKTESHHKAKGK; translated from the coding sequence ATGTCTGGACGCGGCAAGCAGGGCGGCAAGGCGCGCGCCAAGGCCAAGACGCGCTCCTCTCGGGCCGGCCTGCAGTTCCCGGTGGGCCGCGTGCACCGGCTGCTCCGCAAGGGCAACTACGCCGAGCGGGTGGGCGCCGGCGCCCCGGTGTACCTGGCGGCCGTGCTCGAGTACCTGACGGCCGAGATCCTGGAGCTGGCGGGCAACGCGGCCCGCGACAACAAGAAGACGCGCATCATCCCGCGCCACCTGCAGCTGGCCATCCGCAACGACGAGGAGCTCAACAAGCTGCTGGGCAAAGTGACGATCGCGCAGGGCGGCGTGCTGCCCAACATCCAGGCCGTGCTGCTGCCCAAGAAGACCGAGAGCCACCACAAGGCCAAGGGCAAGTGA
- the LOC123454095 gene encoding histone H2B type 1-C/E/F/G/I, with amino-acid sequence MPEPAKSAPAPKKGSKKAVTKAQKKDGKKRKRSRKESYSVYVYKVLKQVHPDTGISSKAMGIMNSFVNDIFERIAGEASRLAHYNKRSTITSREIQTAVRLLLPGELAKHAVSEGTKAVTKYTSSK; translated from the coding sequence ATGCCCGAGCCCGCGAAGTCGGCGCCGGCCCCGAAGAAGGGCTCGAAGAAGGCGGTGACGAAGGCGCAGAAGAAGGACGGCAAGAAGCGCAAGCGCAGCCGCAAGGAGAGCTACTCGGTGTACGTGTACAAGGTGCTGAAGCAGGTGCACCCCGACACGGGCATCTCGTCCAAGGCCATGGGCATCATGAACTCGTTCGTGAACGACATCTTCGAGCGCATCGCGGGCGAGGCGTCGCGCCTGGCGCACTACAACAAGCGCTCGACCATCACGTCGCGGGAGATCCAGACGGCCGTGCGCCTGCTGCTGCCCGGGGAGCTGGCCAAGCACGCCGTGTCCGAGGGCACCAAGGCCGTCACCAAGTACACCAGCTCCAAGTAG
- the LOC101614366 gene encoding histone H2A type 1-H yields the protein MSGRGKQGGKARAKAKTRSSRAGLQFPVGRVHRLLRKGNYAERVGAGAPVYLAAVLEYLTAEILELAGNAARDNKKTRIIPRHLQLAIRNDEELNKLLGKVTIAQGGVLPNIQAVLLPKKTESHHKAK from the coding sequence ATGTCTGGACGCGGCAAGCAGGGCGGCAAGGCGCGCGCCAAAGCCAAGACGCGCTCCTCTCGGGCCGGCCTGCAGTTCCCGGTGGGTCGCGTGCACCGGCTCCTCCGCAAGGGCAACTACGCCGAGCGGGTGGGCGCCGGCGCCCCGGTGTACCTGGCGGCCGTGCTCGAGTACCTGACGGCCGAGATCCTGGAGCTGGCGGGCAACGCGGCCCGCGACAACAAGAAGACGCGCATCATCCCGCGCCACCTGCAGCTGGCCATCCGCAACGACGAGGAGCTCAACAAGCTGCTGGGCAAAGTGACGATCGCGCAGGGCGGCGTGCTGCCCAACATCCAGGCCGTGCTGCTGCCCAAGAAGACCGAGAGCCACCACAAGGCCAAGTGA
- the LOC101614072 gene encoding histone H3 has translation MARTKQTARKSTGGKAPRKQLATKAARKSAPATGGVKKPHRYRPGTVALREIRRYQKSTELLIRKLPFQRLVREIAQDFKTDLRFQSSAVMALQEASEAYLVGLFEDTNLCAIHAKRVTIMPKDIQLARRIRGERA, from the coding sequence ATGGCCCGCACGAAGCAGACGGCGCGCAAGTCCACGGGCGGCAAGGCCCCGCGCAAGCAGCTGGCCACCAAGGCGGCCCGCAAGAGCGCGCCGGCCACGGGCGGCGTGAAGAAGCCGCACCGCTACCGGCCCGGCACCGTGGCGCTGCGCGAGATCCGCCGCTACCAGAAGTCCACCGAGCTGCTGATCCGCAAGCTGCCGTTCCAGCGGCTGGTGCGCGAGATCGCGCAGGACTTCAAGACGGACCTGCGCTTCCAGAGCTCGGCCGTGATGGCGCTGCAGGAGGCGAGCGAGGCCTACCTGGTGGGGCTGTTCGAGGACACCAACCTGTGCGCCATCCACGCCAAGAGGGTCACCATCATGCCCAAGGACATCCAGCTGGCGCGCCGCATCCGCGGCGAGAGGgcctga
- the LOC105944927 gene encoding histone H2A type 1 — translation MSGRGKQGGKARAKAKTRSSRAGLQFPVGRVHRLLRKGNYAERVGAGAPVYLAAVLEYLTAEILELAGNAARDNKKTRIIPRHLQLAIRNDEELNKLLGKVTIAQGGVLPNIQAVLLPKKTESHHKAKGK, via the coding sequence ATGTCTGGACGCGGCAAGCAGGGCGGCAAGGCGCGCGCCAAAGCCAAGACGCGCTCCTCTCGGGCCGGCCTGCAGTTCCCGGTGGGCCGCGTGCACCGGCTGCTCCGCAAGGGCAACTACGCCGAGCGGGTGGGCGCCGGCGCCCCGGTGTACCTGGCGGCCGTGCTCGAGTACCTGACGGCCGAGATCCTGGAGCTGGCGGGCAACGCGGCCCGCGACAACAAGAAGACGCGCATCATCCCGCGCCACCTGCAGCTGGCCATCCGCAACGACGAGGAGCTCAACAAGCTGCTGGGCAAAGTGACGATCGCGCAGGGCGGCGTGCTGCCCAACATCCAGGCCGTGCTGCTGCCCAAGAAGACCGAGAGCCACCACAAGGCCAAGGGCAAGTGA
- the LOC123454099 gene encoding histone H2B type 1-C/E/F/G/I: MPEPAKSAPAPKKGSKKAVTKAQKKDGKKRKRSRKESYSVYVYKVLKQVHPDTGISSKAMGIMNSFVNDIFERIAGEASRLAHYNKRSTITSREIQTAVRLLLPGELAKHAVSEGTKAVTKYTSSK; encoded by the coding sequence ATGCCCGAGCCCGCGAAGTCGGCGCCGGCCCCGAAGAAGGGCTCGAAGAAGGCGGTGACGAAGGCGCAGAAGAAGGACGGCAAGAAGCGCAAGCGCAGCCGCAAGGAGAGCTACTCGGTGTACGTGTACAAGGTGCTGAAGCAGGTGCACCCCGACACGGGCATCTCGTCCAAGGCCATGGGCATCATGAACTCGTTCGTGAACGACATCTTCGAGCGCATCGCGGGCGAGGCGTCGCGCCTGGCGCACTACAATAAGCGCTCGACCATCACGTCGCGGGAGATCCAGACGGCCGTGCGCCTGCTGCTGCCCGGGGAGCTGGCCAAGCACGCCGTGTCCGAGGGCACCAAGGCCGTCACCAAGTACACCAGCTCCAAGTAG